In one window of Hymenobacter nivis DNA:
- a CDS encoding TPR end-of-group domain-containing protein: MKYLLLLLLLWAASLAAQAQPKTRVDSLMARAEQGLGRQDYPAAIAAYRQVVGAPGTSRRYRANAFYNIACYYGLLHDAPNARANLSRAIAAGYVNADHIAVDTDLALLHTDKQWPRLLARARQLEEKTIIRRPEDVQLVTTDIDHFWAAYAAARRDTAGAPAIFRRVYFDKASAGLRDYAELKIDSDADFAQCILQRPRYYGSIQPTTQAIAGEKPKIVAAFRRFQELYPAVRFQNVYFVIGGWVSGGTVSDAGLLIGADQSANGPGVNTSELTLLQRNRCAPVAEMPGLMVHELVHRNQGPQDGTLLSYALSEGMADFVAELVTGSLGNNGRLHPYGNAHEAALWAAFQQEMLGTNSKNWIANGRQETPEKPCDLGYYVGYRIVQAYYNRAPNKKQALADILNVHDAKAFLAQSGYAGAPAGR; the protein is encoded by the coding sequence ATGAAATACCTGTTGCTGCTGCTGCTGCTGTGGGCCGCGTCCCTCGCTGCCCAGGCCCAGCCCAAAACCCGCGTGGATTCGCTGATGGCCCGGGCCGAGCAGGGCCTGGGCCGGCAAGATTACCCCGCCGCCATTGCCGCCTACCGGCAGGTGGTGGGGGCCCCCGGAACCAGCCGGCGCTACCGAGCCAACGCCTTTTACAACATCGCCTGTTACTACGGCCTGCTCCACGATGCCCCCAACGCCCGCGCCAACCTGAGCCGGGCCATTGCGGCGGGCTACGTCAATGCCGACCACATCGCCGTTGATACCGACCTGGCCCTGCTGCACACCGACAAGCAGTGGCCCCGGCTGCTGGCCCGCGCCCGCCAGCTGGAGGAAAAAACCATTATTCGCCGGCCCGAGGACGTGCAGCTGGTGACGACCGACATCGACCACTTTTGGGCGGCCTACGCCGCGGCCCGGCGCGACACGGCGGGAGCCCCGGCCATTTTCCGGCGCGTGTATTTCGACAAGGCCTCCGCCGGCTTGCGGGATTATGCCGAGCTGAAAATTGACAGCGACGCCGATTTTGCGCAGTGCATTTTGCAGCGGCCCCGGTACTATGGCTCCATCCAGCCCACCACGCAGGCCATTGCCGGCGAAAAGCCGAAGATTGTGGCGGCCTTCCGGCGCTTCCAGGAATTGTACCCGGCGGTGCGGTTTCAGAACGTTTACTTCGTCATCGGCGGCTGGGTATCGGGCGGCACCGTGTCGGACGCGGGCCTGCTCATCGGGGCCGACCAATCGGCCAACGGCCCGGGCGTGAACACCAGCGAGCTGACCCTGCTCCAGCGCAACCGCTGCGCCCCCGTGGCGGAAATGCCCGGCCTGATGGTGCACGAGCTGGTGCACCGCAACCAGGGCCCCCAGGACGGCACCCTGCTCAGCTACGCCCTCAGCGAAGGCATGGCCGATTTCGTGGCCGAACTCGTGACCGGCAGCCTCGGCAACAATGGCCGCCTGCACCCCTACGGCAACGCCCACGAGGCGGCGCTGTGGGCCGCCTTCCAGCAGGAAATGCTGGGCACGAACTCGAAAAACTGGATTGCCAACGGCCGCCAGGAAACCCCCGAGAAGCCCTGCGACCTGGGCTACTATGTGGGCTACCGCATCGTGCAGGCCTACTACAACCGGGCCCCCAACAAAAAGCAGGCCCTGGCCGACATCCTCAACGTGCATGACGCCAAGGCCTTCCTGGCCCAGAGCGGCTACGCGGGGGCCCCAGCCGGGCGCTAA
- a CDS encoding outer membrane beta-barrel protein gives MTFLHTCCQPLRGLALLLTALPLGLHAQQAGPAQVSGQLVEAANGQPLPFADVLLLRAADSTLVTGAQTGLDGTFKAEHLALGRYILRAQALNFKPVRRVFALSAGAPALALGPLKLAASATQLGEVRVVAQKAVVQQELGKTVINVEKDLSSVGGTAVNVLQNVPSVAVDATGTVSLRGSSNLTILIDGKPAGTSNGGPGPRLDQIPASQIAQVEVMTNPSAKYDASGVGVINIITKKNKKDGWNGQAALNLGTRDKYAPSLSLSRHHGKATWSLGYDGSDQMYRTRTNSSQTALLTDGATSSSLFTTQEGTGRQQNRNHTLNLGLTYDLPKEQTLSLSVQPHYEHQTETDNQTLTQQTVGAPGVITQYGQELADVKVKVLESSADYRRTWEAHKGRELTANAGGVLIDADVPVSQLLTGGPRPAGFTQAQRVQAQIFFGQADFTRPTADGKGKLEAGLKLQTLHNTGSTAMRKPTDNPGDGFQLDPANSFNYAFTQLMPAAYATFQRTLSHGWSAQGGLRTEATFLSGGVENRNAAIDKSYVNLFPSATVAKELGKEPGQNRLQFSYARRLNRPDFMQQLPIQMYQDPRNYRQGNANLLPEFSHNVELGHQLNLTGGASITNTVFARFTQNAIRRVRTIDTAATRTNNVGVVTRETFDNVGTTNSFGFETTWAQPLTKWWRVSASGSLYYSQIAANALNAANRAALAGTARLANNFTPRKGLDVQLTGDIRSTVLTAQGRQLPTGGLDIALRQQLFQERAALTLRVSDLLNTQVRRTELATPELQTSLYSKYETRVAWLGFTWYIGASKPGKKIDNGPSGGGGFGG, from the coding sequence ATGACCTTCTTGCACACCTGCTGCCAGCCCTTGCGGGGCCTGGCCCTGCTCCTTACGGCCCTGCCCCTGGGCCTCCACGCCCAGCAAGCCGGCCCGGCCCAAGTGAGCGGCCAGCTGGTGGAAGCCGCCAACGGCCAGCCCCTCCCCTTCGCCGACGTGCTGCTGCTACGCGCCGCCGATTCGACGCTCGTGACGGGGGCCCAAACCGGCCTCGACGGCACCTTTAAGGCCGAGCACCTGGCCTTGGGGCGCTACATTTTGCGGGCCCAGGCCCTGAACTTCAAGCCCGTGCGCCGGGTGTTTGCCCTTTCGGCCGGGGCGCCGGCCCTGGCCCTGGGGCCCCTGAAGCTGGCCGCCAGCGCTACCCAGTTGGGGGAGGTGCGGGTGGTGGCCCAGAAGGCCGTGGTGCAGCAGGAGCTGGGCAAAACGGTGATTAATGTGGAGAAAGACCTGAGCAGCGTGGGCGGCACGGCCGTGAACGTGCTCCAGAACGTGCCCTCGGTGGCCGTGGACGCCACCGGCACGGTGAGCCTGCGCGGCTCCAGCAACCTCACCATCCTCATCGACGGCAAGCCGGCCGGCACCAGCAACGGGGGCCCCGGCCCGCGGCTCGACCAGATTCCGGCCTCGCAAATTGCCCAGGTGGAGGTAATGACCAACCCCTCGGCCAAGTACGACGCCAGCGGCGTAGGCGTCATCAACATCATCACCAAGAAGAACAAGAAGGACGGTTGGAATGGCCAGGCGGCCCTGAACCTGGGCACCCGCGACAAGTACGCCCCCAGCCTGAGCCTGAGCCGCCACCACGGCAAGGCTACCTGGAGCCTGGGCTACGACGGCAGCGACCAGATGTACCGCACCCGCACCAACAGCTCCCAAACGGCGCTCCTTACCGACGGGGCCACTTCGAGCAGCCTCTTTACGACGCAGGAAGGCACCGGCCGCCAGCAAAACCGCAACCACACCCTGAACCTGGGCCTGACCTACGACCTGCCCAAGGAGCAAACCCTGAGCCTGAGCGTGCAGCCGCACTACGAGCACCAGACCGAAACCGACAACCAGACCCTGACCCAGCAAACGGTGGGCGCGCCCGGCGTCATCACCCAGTACGGCCAGGAGCTGGCCGATGTGAAGGTGAAGGTGTTGGAAAGCTCGGCCGACTACCGCCGCACCTGGGAGGCCCACAAGGGCCGCGAGCTGACGGCCAACGCCGGCGGGGTACTCATCGACGCCGACGTGCCGGTGAGCCAGCTGCTGACCGGGGGCCCCCGGCCGGCCGGCTTCACGCAGGCCCAGCGGGTGCAGGCCCAGATTTTCTTCGGGCAGGCGGATTTCACCCGGCCCACGGCCGACGGCAAGGGCAAGCTTGAAGCCGGCTTGAAGCTGCAAACCCTGCACAACACCGGCAGCACCGCCATGCGCAAACCCACCGACAACCCCGGCGACGGCTTCCAGCTCGACCCCGCCAACTCGTTCAACTACGCCTTTACGCAGCTCATGCCGGCCGCCTACGCCACGTTTCAGCGCACGCTGAGCCACGGCTGGAGCGCCCAGGGCGGCCTGCGCACCGAGGCCACGTTTCTGAGCGGCGGGGTGGAAAACCGCAACGCGGCCATTGATAAGAGCTACGTCAACCTCTTCCCCTCGGCCACCGTGGCCAAGGAACTGGGCAAGGAGCCGGGCCAGAACCGCCTGCAATTCAGCTACGCCCGCCGCCTGAACCGGCCCGACTTCATGCAGCAGCTGCCCATCCAGATGTACCAGGACCCGCGCAACTACCGCCAGGGCAACGCCAACCTGCTCCCCGAGTTCAGCCACAACGTGGAGCTGGGCCACCAGCTGAACCTGACCGGCGGGGCCAGCATCACCAACACGGTGTTTGCCCGCTTCACCCAGAACGCCATCCGCCGGGTGCGCACCATCGACACGGCCGCCACCCGCACCAACAACGTGGGCGTGGTAACCCGCGAAACCTTCGATAACGTGGGCACCACCAACAGCTTCGGCTTCGAGACGACCTGGGCCCAGCCCCTGACCAAGTGGTGGCGCGTGTCGGCCAGCGGCTCGCTCTACTACTCGCAGATTGCCGCCAACGCCCTGAACGCCGCCAACCGCGCGGCCCTGGCCGGCACCGCCCGCCTGGCCAACAACTTCACGCCCCGCAAGGGCCTCGACGTGCAGCTCACCGGCGATATCCGCTCGACGGTGCTCACGGCCCAGGGCCGCCAGCTGCCCACCGGCGGCCTCGACATTGCCCTGCGCCAACAGCTATTTCAGGAGCGCGCCGCCCTCACCCTGCGCGTCTCGGACCTGCTGAACACCCAAGTGCGCCGCACCGAGCTGGCCACGCCCGAGCTGCAAACCAGCCTCTACAGCAAGTACGAGACCCGCGTGGCGTGGCTGGGCTTCACCTGGTACATCGGGGCCAGCAAGCCCGGCAAAAAGATTGACAACGGCCCCAGCGGCGGCGGCGGTTTCGGCGGCTAG
- a CDS encoding toxin-antitoxin system YwqK family antitoxin produces the protein MRYLLLLFTLSAFTAHAQKAKRFVTYYDSTKTAKREVYSALVAGDTLPQGTYRRYYRSGQLEQQTSFREGKRDSAYVEFHPSGARRLETTYRAGVRQGPFKTYYANGKVAQEGNFDNDEPSGELIYYHPTGEVKLKTTLAKGQPNGALRQLYADGKPQADITYKDGQPEGAVKFYYANGQVQSEGTLHRGLLAGPYKTYYPTGQVETEVRADASGRGGYRSYFPSGKLQTESTYAPAPVVQRAVRNPLGDDLAKRVAPTTSGTANLDGPATSYYESGQVKTKTTYRLGVPTGHAQEFSEAGKLMLETDYANGGRDRKVTRYGAVGPLPLAEETYKNNRTAGTWRTFFPNSKQVQSVALYNPAGKLAGEQLTYFADGKVASRLGYENGFAIGLGLENYPSGKLKAETTYAHGLKVGPYRQLRDDGTLAVRGAFRNGKETGVWAYFGPDGVAVESHKTFQNGREVPAGTKAPGRPALRKK, from the coding sequence ATGAGATACCTGCTTCTGCTCTTTACCTTATCCGCCTTCACCGCCCACGCCCAAAAAGCCAAGCGGTTCGTGACGTACTACGACTCCACCAAAACCGCTAAACGCGAGGTGTATAGCGCCCTGGTGGCCGGCGATACGCTGCCCCAGGGCACCTACCGCCGCTACTACCGCAGCGGCCAGCTGGAGCAGCAAACCAGCTTCCGCGAGGGCAAGCGCGACTCGGCCTACGTCGAGTTTCACCCCAGCGGGGCCCGGCGGCTCGAGACCACCTACCGCGCCGGCGTGCGCCAGGGCCCCTTCAAAACCTACTACGCCAACGGTAAGGTGGCCCAGGAGGGCAACTTTGACAACGACGAGCCCAGCGGCGAACTCATCTACTACCATCCCACCGGCGAGGTGAAGCTGAAAACCACACTCGCCAAAGGCCAGCCCAACGGGGCCCTGCGCCAACTCTACGCCGACGGCAAGCCCCAGGCCGACATCACTTACAAAGACGGCCAGCCCGAGGGCGCCGTCAAGTTTTACTACGCCAACGGCCAGGTGCAGAGCGAAGGCACCCTGCACCGCGGCCTGCTGGCGGGGCCCTACAAAACGTATTACCCCACCGGCCAGGTCGAAACCGAGGTGCGGGCTGACGCCAGCGGCCGCGGCGGCTACCGCAGCTACTTCCCCAGCGGTAAGCTTCAGACGGAGAGCACCTACGCCCCCGCCCCCGTGGTGCAGCGCGCGGTGCGCAACCCGCTCGGCGACGACCTGGCCAAACGCGTGGCCCCCACCACCAGCGGCACCGCCAACCTCGACGGGCCCGCCACGAGCTACTACGAAAGCGGCCAGGTCAAAACCAAAACCACCTACCGCCTGGGCGTACCCACGGGTCACGCGCAGGAGTTTTCCGAGGCTGGCAAGCTGATGCTGGAAACCGACTACGCCAACGGCGGGCGCGACCGCAAGGTGACGCGCTACGGCGCCGTAGGGCCCCTACCGCTGGCTGAGGAGACTTATAAGAATAACCGTACCGCCGGCACCTGGCGCACGTTTTTCCCCAACAGCAAGCAGGTGCAGAGCGTGGCACTGTACAACCCCGCCGGCAAGCTGGCCGGCGAGCAGCTAACCTACTTTGCCGACGGCAAGGTGGCCAGCCGGCTGGGATACGAGAACGGCTTTGCCATTGGGCTGGGCCTGGAAAACTACCCCTCGGGCAAGCTAAAGGCCGAAACCACTTACGCCCACGGCCTGAAGGTGGGGCCCTACCGGCAGCTGCGCGACGACGGCACGCTGGCCGTGCGCGGCGCCTTCCGCAATGGCAAGGAAACCGGCGTGTGGGCTTACTTCGGGCCCGACGGCGTAGCCGTCGAGAGCCACAAAACCTTCCAGAACGGCCGGGAGGTGCCGGCCGGCACCAAGGCCCCAGGCCGGCCCGCGCTGCGCAAAAAATAA
- a CDS encoding acetyl-CoA C-acyltransferase — MQIKEVVIVSAVRTPIGSFGGALASISATELGAIALKGALEKAGVAPSEVQQVIMGNVISANLGQAPARQAAKKAGLPDTVECTTVNKVCASGSKAIMFAAQAIMLGQADCILAGGMESMSNVPYYLDKARFGAKYGNGQMIDGLMKDGLWDPYHDYAMGVAADATAQHYGITREQQDEFARESYTRSANAAKSGKKKAEIVPVTIESRGKTTVVDDDEEYTKVQFEKLAGLKPAFGKEGTVTAANASTLNDGAAAVLLMSREKADALGVKPIAIVRGFADAEQAPEWFTTSPALAIPKALKHAGIDAKDVDFYEINEAFSVVSLANNQLLKLEGTKVNVYGGAVSLGHPLGASGARIVTTLLNVMHNEGGKIGVTGICNGGGGASAIVLEAV, encoded by the coding sequence ATGCAGATCAAGGAAGTTGTAATTGTATCGGCGGTGCGCACCCCAATTGGCTCGTTTGGCGGGGCCCTGGCCTCGATATCGGCCACCGAATTGGGCGCCATTGCCCTGAAAGGCGCTTTGGAGAAAGCCGGCGTGGCCCCGTCGGAAGTGCAGCAGGTGATTATGGGCAACGTCATCTCGGCCAACCTGGGCCAGGCCCCGGCCCGCCAGGCCGCCAAAAAAGCCGGCCTGCCCGACACCGTGGAGTGCACCACCGTTAACAAGGTGTGCGCCTCGGGCTCGAAGGCCATCATGTTTGCCGCCCAGGCCATCATGCTGGGGCAGGCCGACTGCATCCTGGCCGGCGGCATGGAGAGCATGAGCAACGTGCCGTATTACCTCGACAAAGCCCGCTTCGGCGCTAAGTACGGTAATGGCCAAATGATTGACGGCCTGATGAAAGACGGCCTCTGGGACCCCTACCACGACTACGCCATGGGCGTGGCCGCCGACGCCACGGCCCAGCACTACGGCATCACCCGCGAGCAGCAGGACGAGTTTGCCCGCGAGAGCTATACCCGCAGCGCCAACGCCGCCAAATCCGGCAAAAAGAAGGCCGAAATCGTGCCCGTTACCATCGAAAGCCGCGGCAAAACCACTGTCGTGGACGACGACGAGGAATATACCAAAGTTCAGTTCGAGAAGCTGGCCGGCCTCAAGCCCGCCTTTGGCAAGGAGGGCACCGTGACGGCCGCCAACGCCTCGACGCTCAACGACGGCGCGGCGGCTGTGCTGCTGATGAGCCGCGAAAAGGCCGACGCGCTGGGCGTGAAACCCATTGCCATTGTGCGCGGCTTTGCCGATGCCGAGCAGGCCCCGGAATGGTTCACGACTTCGCCCGCGCTGGCCATTCCGAAGGCGCTCAAGCACGCGGGCATTGATGCCAAGGACGTGGACTTCTACGAAATCAACGAGGCATTTTCGGTGGTGTCGCTGGCTAATAACCAACTGCTCAAGCTCGAAGGCACTAAGGTGAACGTGTACGGCGGCGCCGTAAGCCTGGGCCACCCGCTGGGGGCCTCGGGGGCCCGCATTGTGACGACGCTGCTGAACGTGATGCACAACGAGGGCGGTAAAATCGGCGTCACGGGCATTTGCAACGGCGGCGGCGGCGCCTCGGCCATCGTGCTGGAGGCCGTGTAG
- a CDS encoding VWA domain-containing protein has product MLRPGPDLGALATAYPLRHYLLTWAYPDFGLPLAAAVLALLLVLAYVLRTGRLARALGQRAGRLAWKLPLRLLAGALLLAAWLGPARGLSPQPVRTAGKDLWLVVDVSRSMDAPDVAPTRLLRAQAELQTLVERFPADRLGLVVFSGEAVVQCPLTYDQEAVQTFLNTLSTRLLPPGPTALRAPLELVLARLGPAAGGPGSAGRATAVLVVSDGEDFGENLEPILRALARSGARVFAVGVGTAAGAQLPLPGGRLVRDAAGRPVLSRLREAPLLQLAAQTGGQYVALNDRQNGFPALLADVRAMQGTTEQVRTVAVADNRYRLPLALALVLLALDVALTVVVIRP; this is encoded by the coding sequence TTGTTGCGACCCGGGCCCGACCTGGGGGCCCTAGCCACCGCTTATCCTCTTCGCCACTACTTGCTTACCTGGGCTTATCCTGATTTTGGCTTGCCGCTGGCGGCGGCGGTGCTGGCCTTGCTGCTGGTGCTGGCCTACGTGCTGCGCACCGGCCGGCTGGCGCGGGCCCTGGGGCAGCGCGCCGGCCGCCTGGCCTGGAAGCTGCCGCTGCGCCTGCTGGCCGGGGCCCTGCTGCTGGCGGCCTGGCTGGGCCCGGCGCGGGGCTTGAGCCCGCAGCCGGTGCGTACGGCCGGCAAAGACCTGTGGCTGGTGGTGGACGTGTCGCGCTCGATGGACGCGCCCGACGTGGCCCCTACCCGCCTGCTGCGCGCCCAAGCCGAGCTGCAAACCCTGGTGGAGCGCTTCCCGGCCGACCGCCTGGGACTGGTGGTGTTCAGCGGTGAGGCGGTCGTGCAATGCCCCCTCACCTACGACCAGGAAGCCGTACAAACGTTTCTCAACACCCTCAGCACGCGCTTATTGCCGCCGGGACCCACGGCCCTGCGCGCGCCACTGGAGCTGGTACTAGCCCGACTGGGGCCCGCTGCCGGCGGCCCGGGCTCTGCGGGCCGGGCCACGGCCGTGCTGGTAGTGAGCGACGGCGAGGATTTCGGCGAGAACCTAGAGCCCATCCTGCGCGCCCTGGCCCGCAGCGGGGCCCGGGTGTTTGCTGTAGGCGTGGGCACGGCGGCGGGGGCCCAACTGCCACTGCCCGGGGGCCGGCTGGTGCGCGATGCTGCGGGCCGCCCCGTCCTGAGCCGCCTGCGCGAGGCCCCGCTGTTGCAACTGGCGGCCCAAACCGGCGGCCAGTACGTGGCGCTGAACGACCGCCAAAATGGCTTCCCGGCGCTGCTGGCCGACGTGCGCGCCATGCAGGGCACCACCGAGCAGGTGCGCACCGTGGCCGTAGCCGACAACCGCTACCGCCTGCCGCTGGCCCTGGCCCTAGTGCTGCTGGCCCTCGACGTAGCCCTGACCGTGGTGGTTATCCGGCCCTGA